TAACGACTATTCACTGAAGAAACATTGACTTCTTTATCTGAGATTCTTTATCTGAGATTCATTGTTCAATAAATTGCATAAATATACTATAACTATACAATTGATACTGCCATTGGTAATATGAAAAACGTCCAGTTGTTCAAAAAAGCCTTTTTGAGCACCGTACCGGTTTTGTTCGGCTACGTGCCTATCGGTATTGCCTTCGGGTTCCTGCTGAGCCAATCCGGATATAACTGGTATTTTGCCCCTTTGATGAGTATTCTCATATATTCCGGCGCCACACAGTTTCTGGCCATCAATTTTTTTATCAATAGCGCACCCTTTACTGAAATTGCTGTTACGACACTTTTACTGAATTTACGCCACTCATTCTTTGGCCTGTCTCTAATCAAGAAATTTGCCGATACTTCGCTTGTAAAGCCATATTTAATATTTGCCCTTACAGATGAGACGTATGCTTTACTGACGAGCATGGAAGAACCTGAAGGTGTTTCTAAAAAGAGATATTATTTCTGCATTTCCGTCCTGAATCATTCATATTGGGTTATCGGAACGGCAATCGGCGCTTTGTTGAGCCAAGTCGTTACTATAAAGTTGAAAGGTCTTAATTTTGCTCTGACGGCGCTCTTTGTCGTGCTTACGATTGAACAATATAAAAAGGTGAAAACCTTTAAACCATTTATTATCGCCTTTGCGGCTGGTTTTTTCAGTTTGCTTCTTGTGCCGCCCAGATATATGCTGCTTGCCGCTATTCTTGCCGCCACCTCTGTTTTGATTGTTGTATGGGGAAAACAACATTATGCAAAATGATGCGATTTTTCTCCCGATTGTTATAATGGCCTCAATCACCTTTTTTACAAGGCTTCTGCCATTTCTGTTTTTCAGAGGAAAGCAGCCCCCTGATATTCTGGGCTACCTCGAAAAGCATATACCCCCAATGATTCTTCTTTTACTCGTGATATATTGTATAAAAGATGTGTCATGGGGAGAGCGCCCTTATGGACTGCCTGAACTTATTTCCATAGCAATTGTCGCGGCGGCTCATCTGTGGAAAAGCAATGCATTGTTGAGCATCTGCGTTGGCACTGTTGTCTACATGATATTGGCGATATAATCCTCTCTTGATAACTCTCGTCATAAAACTGATCATCACACATGGCTTGAAAAATATTATTTATCAAGGTTTTTGTACTGGCGGTAAAGAATATACCCTCCCCAGGCAAAGGATGCGAGCATCAAAAGCACGCCAAAATAATGGGATGTATTGGCCAGGAAATGGTCTAATTTCAGGAGGCCCAGCCTTCCCAGAATATTATTCCAGTCATGGAATCCCGGCACGTCCTGACCGGTCACACCCCCGAGCAGCATAAGCTCCTGTTTTCGTGCATCGTTGATGTATGGCGCCGCATCCATAAAATTCTGGCCTACCCACCACAAGGCTATGGATGCGCTGAATGTGTCGGCCCTCTTGAGGAATGCACCAAGACAGACAAGGGGGATAATTATCTGGAGAAGTGTTCCTCCAAGGACTCCCATGAAATCACCTAATATTCCAAAGATCAGGTGACCAGCTTCATGAAATGCAAGGGTTACGCCGTGCATAAAGGACTCACCTGCATAGTTGCTCTCAACGGAGTGAAAAATAAACTTCACTCCCCAAATGAAGAAAATGAGAAAAACAAATACCCGCCCGCCAAAATAGAAGGGATTTACCTTTTCGTCAACGGAAAAGAGAAGCCCTTTTAATGAAAATTCGTCAGATTCGTATGGAGCGGCATCCTTTTTGCGGAGTATTGCCTCTTCTGCTTGGGGCATAATCTTTTCATGCTGTGAAAGGTATTTTACAAGGTTTTCATACGCCCAGTTAACCTCTTTGAGCCTTTCCCATTCCTCTTCATCAGCACTTGATTCTTGCTTTAATCTTCTGTACGCCTCTTTTACTTCCCCCGCCGATGCCCCCGGAGGAAGCTTAAGGATTTGATAGCAGTTATGTATGAGATCATCCACGCATGTTTCTCTTTTCATGATTTTATATCATATGGTCTTTTTGTCAAACCATTTTTCGCTTTTCGTGCAGCTTGACATTGAAAAGTCGAACGTTTATTCTATGAATAAAAACACATTGCAAATAAATCGGTAATGCAAAAAACATATGAAAAATCTTTTTTATTTAGCCGCAGACGGACGCAGACAAAGGCTGGACAGTATTTTATATCGGCTGCCGACCTGGCACCCGATATACTCCATGCCCTTCGGGCAGAGTGAAAATTTAATATATTCGCCCATTAGGGCTGAATATTTGATAGGCGGCAATGTCGCCGGCTATCAAAACACTATTCATCAGCATTTGTCCGCCCTTGTCAGCATTTGTCGAGCGTAAGCGGGCGGCAAAATAATTATAGAATTTTTGACAAAACCGATAAACTAAGAAGGAGAAAGTTATGATAAGGGCAAAATTGTGGTTTCGCTGTGCAGCAATGCACGATCCTGTTACTCCAAGGGTGGCTCAGCCTGCGCTTGTCGGCTGGGAGGCAAAGAAAAGAAGGGTTGACCTCACCATCGAAAGGGCATTCAATGGAGAAGAATTGGTCCGCCGCATGAAAGGGTGGGTAACAACCGACCCTGTCAAGGTTACTGAGGTCGTTAAAAAATATGGAAAATTAAAGGTGTTAGACGACAGGGAGCTCGTTATTGAGATTGAAAAACAGGAAGACGTTGCAAAGCTCGAAAAAGACCTCCTCGACAATTTCGGGGCAGAGGTAGACATAGAAGTAGTCAAGGGAATCCACTGAACACTATGGACTATGCGCTAAGGACTAAGCGCTATGCGCTTTTACTGCCTGCTGCTTAGCGCCTACTGTTTACTGCTTGTAAGTGCCTGCTGCTTAGCGCATAGTCTTAAAGTGTTTATTTAAGGTTGACATTTTATCTTCATGCAATTATTATAATTATAGTTAAATGTTTGAAGATGTAATAAGGAAATATGGTTTATTTTTACTCATGTCAGCGCTGCTCTTCTCGCTGATTTTTACGGAGGGCGGTGTTCTGGGGTACATTAATACAAAAATGGACATCAGGCGTGTGAACGCTGAAATAAAAAAATTAGATCAGGAAAACGTCATCTTGATGCGTGAACTGGATAAGCTTCAGAAGGATGACCAGTATCTTGAGGAAGTTGTAAGAAAAAAATACGGTTTTCTCAGGGAAGGCGAAAAGCTCTACAGGATTGAAAGATGAAATACGAAGGAATGATATACAGACCGCCAAGCGAGGCAGAAAGCCTTATCCTGCAGGTTACCATTGGATGCTCTCACAATAAGTGTACCTTTTGCGGCTCTTTTAAGGACAAGAAGTTCAGAGTGCGGAGTTTAGAAGAGGTAAGAGAAGACATAGAAGAAGCAAAGGTATATGCGCGTTATATAAAAAAGGTATTTATTGCCGATGGCGACGCACTGATCATACCTCAAAAAAGGCTTATCCCCATCGTGCAGATGATAAAGGATGCATTTCCGAAACTTGAGAGAATAGGCATTTACGGTAATACAAAATCCATTTTGAAAAAATCCGTAGAAGAGCTTAAGGAACTGCAAAAATTAGGAGTAGGTATCATCTATCTCGGGGTGGAATCGGGCGACCAGGTCACCCTCGACAAGGTTTGCAAAGGCACCGTACTGGATAAAACTGCAGAGGCTGCAAAAAGGGTAAAAGATGCAGGCATTATCCTTTCCGTAACGGTTTTGCTTGGCCTTGGCGGGGTAGAGAGAAGCAGTATCCACGCAGCAGAAACAGGGAGATTCCTAAGTAGAATAGCCCCCGACTATGTCGGTGCACTTAGTGTCATTGTTGTGCCCGGTACCGTCCTCGCAGAAGAAGTAAAAAATGGCACCTTTATAGTCCCTGACCCGTATATGCTTCTTGAAGAACTTGCTATCATGATCAATAACACTAATGTCACACACACGTTTTTTGCTTCAAACCATGCATCAAACTATCTTCCGGTAAAGGCATGGCTCCCTGAAGATAAAGAGAAAACATTACGTGCAATCAAGCATGTATTAGACCAAAAGGATCCATCCCTTCTCAGGCCCGAATTCATGAGGGCGCTCTAAGAAATGAAGAGTTAAGAACGAAGAACGAAAAGCCTTCAATTCTTAATTTTTAATTCTCAATTCATTTGGGGGATGGGGAAATTTTCAGAGGAAGGACGCGAGGATATGGATAAGACACTCAAGACCAAACCGGTTGATGTACCCATAAGGGTTCGCTATGCTGATACTGATAAAATGGGTATCGTTTACTACGGCACCTACCCCATCTATTTCGAAATCGGAAGAAGCGAGTATATGAGGGAGAAGGGCTTCTCTTACAGGAATTTCGAAGAAGAGGGCTACCACCTTGTTGTAGTAAACCTGGAAGCAAAGTACTACAACTCTGCAACGTACGATGACCTTCTCATTGTAAGGACAAGCATCTCTGATTTAAAATCGAGAGGACTCACATTTCACTATGAGGTATACAAAGACGGGACTCTGGTTGTTGGAGGAAAAACAAAACATATCTGCATAAACCGCGAAAGAAAATCTTCATCGATGCCTCCGCATCTTTTAAAGACTTTGAGAGATGCCGAGTCCGCATAATATCCTCATCATACGCCTAAGTTCACTGGGTGACGTGCTTATGAGTATCCCGGCCGTTGTAGCAATCAGGAACACCTTCAGTGAAGCCCATATTTCATGGCTTGTGGAGGGCTCTG
This DNA window, taken from Pseudomonadota bacterium, encodes the following:
- a CDS encoding AzlC family ABC transporter permease, translated to MKNVQLFKKAFLSTVPVLFGYVPIGIAFGFLLSQSGYNWYFAPLMSILIYSGATQFLAINFFINSAPFTEIAVTTLLLNLRHSFFGLSLIKKFADTSLVKPYLIFALTDETYALLTSMEEPEGVSKKRYYFCISVLNHSYWVIGTAIGALLSQVVTIKLKGLNFALTALFVVLTIEQYKKVKTFKPFIIAFAAGFFSLLLVPPRYMLLAAILAATSVLIVVWGKQHYAK
- a CDS encoding J domain-containing protein, whose translation is MKRETCVDDLIHNCYQILKLPPGASAGEVKEAYRRLKQESSADEEEWERLKEVNWAYENLVKYLSQHEKIMPQAEEAILRKKDAAPYESDEFSLKGLLFSVDEKVNPFYFGGRVFVFLIFFIWGVKFIFHSVESNYAGESFMHGVTLAFHEAGHLIFGILGDFMGVLGGTLLQIIIPLVCLGAFLKRADTFSASIALWWVGQNFMDAAPYINDARKQELMLLGGVTGQDVPGFHDWNNILGRLGLLKLDHFLANTSHYFGVLLMLASFAWGGYILYRQYKNLDK
- a CDS encoding septum formation initiator family protein; translation: MFEDVIRKYGLFLLMSALLFSLIFTEGGVLGYINTKMDIRRVNAEIKKLDQENVILMRELDKLQKDDQYLEEVVRKKYGFLREGEKLYRIER
- a CDS encoding thioesterase family protein; translation: MDKTLKTKPVDVPIRVRYADTDKMGIVYYGTYPIYFEIGRSEYMREKGFSYRNFEEEGYHLVVVNLEAKYYNSATYDDLLIVRTSISDLKSRGLTFHYEVYKDGTLVVGGKTKHICINRERKSSSMPPHLLKTLRDAESA
- a CDS encoding AzlD domain-containing protein — encoded protein: MQNDAIFLPIVIMASITFFTRLLPFLFFRGKQPPDILGYLEKHIPPMILLLLVIYCIKDVSWGERPYGLPELISIAIVAAAHLWKSNALLSICVGTVVYMILAI
- a CDS encoding radical SAM protein, which codes for MKYEGMIYRPPSEAESLILQVTIGCSHNKCTFCGSFKDKKFRVRSLEEVREDIEEAKVYARYIKKVFIADGDALIIPQKRLIPIVQMIKDAFPKLERIGIYGNTKSILKKSVEELKELQKLGVGIIYLGVESGDQVTLDKVCKGTVLDKTAEAAKRVKDAGIILSVTVLLGLGGVERSSIHAAETGRFLSRIAPDYVGALSVIVVPGTVLAEEVKNGTFIVPDPYMLLEELAIMINNTNVTHTFFASNHASNYLPVKAWLPEDKEKTLRAIKHVLDQKDPSLLRPEFMRAL